The Sulfurihydrogenibium azorense Az-Fu1 genome contains the following window.
GAGGTAGACAACGCACTTTTATCAATAGCAAAAGCAAATAACATCCAAGATTTAGAGACATTTAAAAAAGAACTTGAAAAAAATGGTATATCCTATACAAAACTCAAAGAGTTTATAACAAGAGATTTAGTAAGTAATAAATTTCTACACTTTTACCTAAGAGACTACATAACAAAAGGAATTGTAGAAGGAAGCGTTGAAGATGTTAAAAAAATTAGAATGATATACATCTCAAAAGACAGGCCTGATTACGAAAGTGTGGTAAAACTACTTAAAGAAAAACTAAATAAAAATAACTTTTCAGAGTATGCAGCTAAATACTCAGACGATAAATTTACAGCTGAAAACGCAGGACTACTTGGAGAAGTAAAAAAAGGAGATCTTGCAGAAGAGTTGGATAAAGAAGTGTTTAGCAGGAAAGAAGGAGATATATTCCAAGTAGATACAAAAGAAGGGACTTATTTTATATACATTGAAAAAGAAGAAAAGAAACTCATTCCAAAAGAAAATCTAACAGAAAAGGATATGGAAAAGCTAAAAAGAGAATACGATATGTACCTTAAAAAACTCAGAGAAAAAGCGGTAATCCAAAGGTTTGAATAAAAGAGAAAAAGGTAAGAAAAACGAAGATTTAGCTGTAGAGTTTTTAAAGAGTAAAGGTTATAACATTTTACAGAGGAACTTTTACACAAGGTCTGGTGAGATAGATATAGTTGCTCTAAAAGATGATACAGTTGTATTTGTTGAAGTCAGAAGTTTATCTAAATGTTATTTCGGACTGCCACAGGAAAGTATAAATAAAACAAAGATAAAAAAGATTGTAAAAGCAGCTCAGCAGTTTTTATACAAATACAATCTAACTGGTAAAAACGTTAGGTTTGACGTTGTTGCAATTTTTCAAGATAGTATAACTCACATAGAAAACGCTTTTACCCTTGATTACTTATAAGTTTTTCAGCTTCTTCTTCAGGCATAGGTTTACCAAGAAGATAACCTTGAAGATAATCACAACCTAAATCCCTTAGTATCTTTAACTGTTCTTCTGTCTCTACCCCTTCTGCCAGTGTTTTAACTCCTAACTCTTTTGCAAGGGTTATAATTGCTTTTACTATAGACCTCGTCTTTAAATCGTCTACAATCTCTTTTGTAAAGGATATATCTATCTTTATCTCATCTATAGGAAGATCTTTTATATACTTTAACGAGGAGTACTCTATTCCAAAATCATCAACAGCTATTTTTAAGGCAGTCTCTTTTTTAATTTTACTGAGTAATTCTTTTGTGTCTTCTGGATTTATCATCAAAACTCTTTCTGTAATTTCCATTATTAGATTAAGGTTAGGGTTTATAGAAGAAAGGTAGTTTATATAATCTTTGTTTTTAAAACTGTTAGCTGAAGCATTAAAAGATATAGGTACATGCCACTTTCTTGCTTTCTGAGTTATCTCTTGTAAAAGCCATTTTTCATAATCCATTAGGTATTTACTGTTTTCAAGAACATCTATAAAAATATTTGGAGTGTATATCTTTCCATCTTTGTCCTTTATTCTAACTAACCCTTCAAACCCTTCTAACTTTAAAGTCTTGGTATTAAAAAATGGTTGATAGTAGAGGGTAAATAAATTCTCGTTTAATGCTCTTTCTATAAGCTGCTTTGCAAAAGAAATATTTTTAATTTTGTCATCTATCTCTTTGTTAAATATTACTACAACGTTTTCTCCTTGTAATTTTGAATGAGCTAAAGCTGTAGAAGCATTTTCATACAGTAATTCTAAACTATCTCCGTCTCTTGGTGCTAAAGCTATACCAGCATTAAAAGATACGTTAATTATTTTATCATCATAAAGTATTGGCTCTGAGAAAATGTGATTTAATTTATTAATAAATTGGTTTAGCTGGATAGCCTCACTTTCTTTGTTTATCTCTATAAAAATTCCAAATTCATCAGCTGCAACCCTTGCTATTAACCCATCAGGAAAAGAAAGGTTAAGTCTACTTGCTATTTGTTTTAACACAAAATTTCCAACTTCAAATCCGTAAGTTTTATTTAAAAAAGTAAAATCTTTAATGTCTATTAAAGCTAAAATTCCATCGAGTTTTAAACTTTTTAACCTCTCTGATACTATTAAGAAAAATCCTTTTAGGTTCATTAAGTTCGTTAAAGTATCGTGGTTTTCAAGTTTTGATATTTGATGCTGTAATTCAACCTCTTTTGTAATGTCTGTACCTATTTCTAAATACCTTTTTATATTTGGTGGTATTTCCACTGGATATATTGTTGTTTTTAAATAGAAAAGCTCTCCGTTCTTTTTCTTATTTACAAATATAGCTGAAAAAGTTTTTCCAGATAGTATTGTTTTGTACAACTCTTCATAAAACTCTCGTGGTTGTATTTCTGATTTGAAAATTCTTTGATTTTTACCTATAAGCTCTTCTCTTGAGTAGCCAGTTAATTTACATACTGTATCGTTAACATAAGTTATGTTAAAGTTTTCGTCTGTAACCAACACCCAAGAATCAGAGTTTTCAATAGCCTTTGATATTATTATATTTTTTCTGATTTCATTTAGTCTTTTTACTACAAACTCTAAATCTTGTTTTAACTCTTGTAAAACAGATACAAGTTCTTCGTCAAAAAACTCAGGCTCAGGAGAATACATATTAATTACGTATTTAACTTTTCCACTTTCATCTTTTAAAGGAATAGCAGCTGTAGACAAAAAGTTCCTTTCCTTTGTGTACTCTCTCCAAGGTATAAATCTTGGGTCTGTTTGGGTGTTTGATATTATAAAAATATTATCTGTTCTAAATGCAGTTCCAGTAGGACCTCTTCCGGTTGGCAGATCTTCTCTCCAAGATATTTTGACTTCCTCAAGGTATCCTTTATCTTCTCCGTACTTATACAAAACTTTAAAGTATGGATTATCTTCACTTTCTTTGGTGCCAACCCAAACAAATTTAAGTCCTATTTTTTCAACTAAAGCCTTACTTACTTTTTCAAACATATCTTCTTCTGTTAGTGAAAGTGTAATAGCTTGGTTAACTTCTCTCAATAGATGATAAAGTCTTTCGTATTTTTTTTGTTTTGTAATATCAAAAAATATCAAAAATCCTGAGTATTTCCCTTTGTACAGGATGGTATTACTGAAAACAGTCAAGATTAAAATTTTTCCACTTTTAGTTACAACCCTAACTTCATTGTGTGAAGTTTGAAACCTTTCTCCTTTTAATCTTTTCTCTACAATAGGAATTACTTTTTCTCTATCTTTGTCACAGATAAAGTCTAAAATAGATTTTGATAGTATTTCCTCTTTTGAATATCCTGAAATCTTAGTTACATAATCGTTAATGTAAACAATCTTTTCTTGATAAATAACAACTCCTACATCATTTATGTTTAATATAGCTTTTGCTATGTCGTGTTCTTCCCATCTTTTTACCAGTATGTTAAATCTAATGAAAACTTCTATTGTTCTTATAATATCTTCGTCTGTAGCTTCTTCTAAAAAATCAAAGGACAATAAAACAGGCTTTACCTTATCGTAAACAGAAGGATGGGACATAAAAAAGTGAGAAGTTTCAAGCATCGTAGAACTAATTATTTTAACACCTTCTTTATTTTCTATCTGTTCCCAAGTTTGATTATATATTACTCCTAAATCAACTTTACCCTCCTTAACAAGTTCAAAAACTTCCTGCCAAGTTTTTGTAAGAATTACCTCTACCTCTTCAAAATTATGGTTTAACAAGCCATATGCAGGAGGGTTTGATACAGCTGTTGCAATCTTTACATAACTTTTATTAAAAACTGATTCATCTCTTCCTATTACAAAGAAGGTATCTTTTTGTCCTTTAAATCTTGCTACGGGTTTATAGCCTTTTTGGTAGAGTTGTATAGCTATTTCAGAATTAGCATAGTAAATGTGATGTAATTTAGTATCAAGTAATTCCTTTTCTTCCTCAAAGGATTTAAAAGGTTTAAAATCTATCTTTTCATTAATTTTTTCTTCAACCTTTTTAATAAAATCTTCCCAAAATTTAAGTCCCTTTTCAGTATCATGAGGACATACAGAAAAGTTCATTTATTTTCCCCCTAAATTTTCACAATATTATTATACAAGTGGGGGGGGGTGTAATCAAGTATTTTAATTTTAATAATACGTTGAGTGAGAAATTAATGCCATAATTAAACCTCACAGTACCTGAAAAAGCTATAACCTATTGCATAAGCATACAAATATGAAAGAAGCGTTATACCTTTTCTCCATCTGCTAAGAGCGTTAAATTGTTTTAACCTTGAAAATACGCTCTCAATAATCTGCCTTTGAGCTTTATCTTCTTTTGTCTCACATACGATAACATTCTCACATCCTCTATAGCCTTTGTCTCCTATTACTTCAAAAAGGCTTATAAGTCTTTTAAACCAAATACTAGTTTTTGCTCTTAACCTAAAAGATTTAACTTCATGATAACTTGCTGGATGAAACCAAATGTCATAAACTCTTCCCTTTGTATCACAAATTATCATAACAAGCACTCCATAGTATATCTCTTCAAATTTTACTCTTTTTTTGTAGTGTTGACTGTATAGATTTCTTTTTCTTCTTACCCAAAACTTCTTTCCATTAAATCTCTTTATTCTCTGGGTTTTTGCTCTGTTTACATTAGCTACTGGAAGTATTGTACCATCTACTATAAGCCTTGGTTTTTTATTAGATACCAAAACTTCTATAATTACAGACAGTATTCTCATTTGTAGATATATTCTAAGCAGTTCGTATATTCTTTTAATTCTTGATTTTCTGAATATGTGATAAGACTTTATAGAGTCATCAATAAATTGTCTTGCTATTTTCAAAACAGGCATTCCAGTTATGTATGATAAGATGAAAACTGCTGCTATTTCTTCATCGGTAATTTTTGGTTTTCTACCAGCATTAGATTTAGCTGTATTCTTATAAAAAGAAACTTTAAATGATTGAAAATTTTTGAGAAGTATGTTATAAAACTTTTCCAGTTGCATTTTTTGACCTCCCAAAAGTAGTTTGGGTATATTATAACCCGAGCTACTTTTGGCTTTTTATTAGAAATAAAATTGAAAAAATGAATTTCTCACTCAAGGTATCAAGTATTTTAATTTTAATAATTTTAAGACAAACCAAGACAGGTAGTAAAAATTAAAGCCAAAATAAAAGAGAATTTAGGCTTGTTTGTTTTATGTTCTTGTTTTTGAATTGGAAATTAGGGTTTATTTTAAATAAAATAAGGCAGCGGGGAGCTGCCTTTTAAGAACTATTTTCTCATAGATTTTTCTACTTCTTTCTCCATATGAGTAGTTTGCTTGCTTACTTTTTCTTTTAACTCGTCAACATCTTTTTCAAGTTTGTTAATTCTGTCAGTGCAAGCTGTTGGGCAAGTGTTTTTGAGGTTGTTTACTTCAGTTTCTAAAGCAGATACTTTTGAAGCTAAACCAGCATCTGTTTTAGGAGCTGCTTTCAATGCTGCAACTTCTTTTTCTAATGCAGATAGTTTAGCGTCTACACTGTTTACTTTTTCAGAAACTGATGCTACCTGCTGATCTACGTAATCCTTTGTTGCATAGTTTGCACAGCTTGCAAGGAATAAAGATCCTGCTGCTACTGTTAAAGCTACTACTTTTTTCATGATGATACCTCCTATATAAAGTTATTTATCAATTTTAAGTATAGACTTAAAATGCAGTCTTGTCAATTTAAATTTTCTTAATCTTTTGTTAAAATTTTTATAGCAAAATCTATGCCAGTTTAAAAGATTGTACTATCTTAATCTTTGTAAATATATTCTTTTGCATTTTTGCAAAATTGCAAAGATGATTTTTTTTATTGTAATTTTTAAAAAAAGGAGTTTTAATATATCTTAGTAATTTTAATCAAGAGGTAAAAGAATGTTTAAAATAAAACCAGTTGAAAAAATACCTGTACCAGAAAATGTTAAAAGATACTTAAAAGAAGCTATTGGAGAGCATAAAGTATTAGACGATGAGATGGATAGGATGCTTTACTCCTACGATGCAACAAGACTTAGCGTTCCTCCAGATGTGGTAGTTATTCCGGAAAGTGAAGAAGATGTTCAGAAAGTTGTAAAGATATGTTATGAAAATGATATTCCTATAACACCACGGGGAGCTGGTTCTGGATACACGGGAGGTTCTATTCCTGTTAAAGGTGGTGTTTTAATATCTTTTGAGAAGATGGATAAAATCCTTTGGATTGATGAAGATAACGCAGTTGCCAAAGTTCAACCCGGAGTAATAACCTATAAACTCCAGCAAGCTGTGGAAAAAAGAGGCCTTTTTTATCCGCCAGACCCTGCAAGTTATAAGTTCTGTACCTTAGGGGGAAATGTTGCAGAAAACGCAGGTGGTCCAAGGTGTGTTAAGTATGGAGTCACTAGAGAGTATATAATGGAGCTTGATACTGTTATATACACAGGAGATATAATACACACTGGAAGAATAACTTTAAAAGATGTTGCAGGGTATGACATTACAAGACTTTTAATAGGAAGTGAGGGAACTTTAGGAATATTTACAGGAATAACTGTAAAACTTATTCCAAAGCCAAAGGCTAAAAAAACGGTAAAAGCTGTGTATATGGATTTAGAGTCCGTTGGTAAAACAGTCAAAGATATATTTAAAGCAGGAATATCTCCATCTGCACTGGAGTTTATGGACAAACTTGCAATAAATGCAGTTGAAGATTTTGGACATTTTGGACTTCCAAGGGATGCAGAAGTAATACTACTGATAGAAGTTGATGGTCATCCTAAAGCGTTAGAAGATGAGATAACAGAAGTAGCAAGAATCTGTGAGCAAAACGGTGCAAAAGTTGAGATAGCTAAAACAGACAGGGAAGCTGAAAAACTTTGGGAAGCAAGAAGATCTTTATCTCCTGCAGTTGCAAAACTAGGTAGAACAAAGATAAACGAAGATATAGTATTCCCAAGAAGCTACCTTCCCGAAGCTCTACCAAGACTTAGAGAGATAGGTAAAAAGTATAATCTAAAGATGGTTAACTTTGGACATATAGGAGATGGAAACGTCCATGCAAACTTTATGATAAACGGTTTAGACCCTGATGAGGTAGCAAGGGCAGAGAAAGCTGTTGAAGAGGTTTTTGAACTTGCGTTGTCTTACAGAGGATCTATAACAGGGGAACACGGTGTAGGAATAACAAAAGCAGAGTTTATGAGAAAACAGTTTTCACCACAAGAGATGGAGATAATGAGAAAGATAAAAAGAGTCTGGGATCCAAAGAACCTTATAAACCCGGGTAAAATGGATTTAGATTAATTTATGGTATAATATTTCTTTCTAAAATTTGATCGAGGAGGATTTGAGATATGGCTGTTTGTCAAGTATGCGGAAAAAAGACAGTGTTTGGTAATACTGTAGCTCACTCAGCAACTACAGAAAGAAGAACATGGAAACCAAACCTAAGAAGAGTTAGAGTTATTTTAGAAGATGGGTCTACAAAAAGAATTTACGTCTGTGCTAAATGCTTAAAAGCCGGAAAAGTTAAAAAAGCAGTTTAAATCTATATAAAGCAGGGTAAACCCCTGCTTATTCTAATTAAGTGAACTTGAATATAAAAAAAATAAAAACCGATTTATTACTAAAACATCTATTCAAAAACCCAGCCACAAAACTCATAGAGATAATACTCGGCAAAAAAGTAAACTGGCAGCTCCTTCAAGATACTGACCTTAAAATAGTTAAAAATAGAGAAGCTGACTTGGTTGTTAAGTTAGAAGACAATACCATTTTACACATAGAGATACAAAGCACAAACGACCCTTCTATGCCATATAGAATGTTTGAGTATTTTTATCTTATCACTGACAAGTATAAACCAATTCTTGAAATAAGTAAAATAAGGAATAATATAGAGGAAGAGATAAAGAGGTACATAAAGCAGGAGGATTTTGAGATGCCAATTACAATAGAGTGGACGAGGGAAGAGATAGAAAGTTATCCGGTGTTAAGAGATGTTTTAAAGATTGGGAGAGATGAAGGTTTTAAGGAAGGATTACAACAAGGACTACAAGAAGGACTACAGCAAGGTTTAATAGAAGGATTAAGACAGAGTGTGATTGATGCTATAGAGCAGAAATTTGGTCATGTAGAAGATGATGTTATAGAGAAGATAAATCAAATATCTGATATTAACTATTTGAGAGAACTACTTAGAAAAGTTATTTTTGCAAATAGTTTAAATGATATACTTTAAGCAAACGGCATTTCAATAGTAAGCTTAATAACAATAGGTGTAGTTAAGTATGTTTATAGACAAAGCTAAGATATTTGTTAAAGCAGGAGATGGTGGAAACGGTTGTGTTGCTTTTCATAGGGAGAAGTTTGTCCCTATGGGAGGACCATCAGGAGGAGATGGAGGAAAAGGTGGAGATGTTATTTTAGTGGCAGACAGCCATCTCCAAACTCTTATGGATTTTAAATATAAGAGACACTACAAAGCAGAAAAAGGACAGCACGGTCAAGGTGGAAATAAAAAGGGGAAAGATGGAGAAGATTTAATCATAAAAGTTCCCGTTGGAACCGTTGTAAAAGATGCTCAAACAGGAGAAATACTGGCAGACCTTGTAGAGGAAGGACAGTCTGTTATAGTTGCCAAAGGTGGGAGAGGTGGTAAAGGAAACGCAGCTTTTAAAAGTCCTACAAATCAAGCTCCTTTAACTGCAGAGCCTGGAGAAAAAGGAGAAGAAAAATGGATAGAACTTGAGTTAAAATTGCTCGCAGATGTAGGAATAATAGGTTTTCCAAACGCTGGAAAATCTACATTAATATCAGTACTATCAAAAGCAAAACCAAAAATAGCAGACTATCCATTTACAACCTTAACACCAGTCTTAGGTGTTTTACAACTTGATGTAGATGACTTTTTGGTGTTGGCAGACATTCCCGGACTTATAGAGGGAGCTTCTGAGGGACATGGACTTGGACATGAATTTTTAAGACATATAGAAAGAACCAAATTTTTAATACATCTGATAGATGTCTCAGACTTTAGAGAGAGAGACCCAATAGATGCGTTCAACATAATCAACAAGGAGTTGGAAAACTACTCACCAGACCTTTTAAAAAAGCCTCAGATAGTAGTTGCAAATAAGATAGACGCTTTAAGTGATAAATCTTTAATAGATAAACTTGAAAAGTACTTTGCAGAAAAAGGTTATCCATTTGTAGCTGTATCCCTAATAACGAAAGAAGGAGTAGATAAACTTATAAACATACTAAGAGAAAAGAAGAAAGAATGGATATCAAACTTGGAGAAAAAAGATGAAAGTACTGTTTTGGGGAACACCTGAGTTTGCAGTAGAGAGTTTAAAAGCACTTATTCAATCAAACCATCAAGTTGTAGCAGTAATAACCCAGCCAGACAAACCAAAAGGTAGAGGTCAAAAAGTTCAACCTCCACCTGTAAAAGAAGAAGCTCTAAAACACAACATACCAGTACTTCAACCTGAAAAAATAAAAAATAATCAAGAATTTGTAGAAACTATAAAACAGCTAAATCCCGATATCTCTGTAGTTGTTGCCTATGGGAAAATCCTTCCAGAAGAGATTATAAACATTCCAAAGTATAAAACTATAAACGTCCATGCATCACTGCTACCTAAATACAGAGGGG
Protein-coding sequences here:
- a CDS encoding peptidylprolyl isomerase yields the protein MKKVSFIFIFVLTVLGFVKAENLEGYQLFDKIVLVVNGEPVLKSDVEFAKEWYKIKDDKQAQEKIIDSILLSQQARKLGISVSPKEVDNALLSIAKANNIQDLETFKKELEKNGISYTKLKEFITRDLVSNKFLHFYLRDYITKGIVEGSVEDVKKIRMIYISKDRPDYESVVKLLKEKLNKNNFSEYAAKYSDDKFTAENAGLLGEVKKGDLAEELDKEVFSRKEGDIFQVDTKEGTYFIYIEKEEKKLIPKENLTEKDMEKLKREYDMYLKKLREKAVIQRFE
- a CDS encoding YraN family protein yields the protein MNKREKGKKNEDLAVEFLKSKGYNILQRNFYTRSGEIDIVALKDDTVVFVEVRSLSKCYFGLPQESINKTKIKKIVKAAQQFLYKYNLTGKNVRFDVVAIFQDSITHIENAFTLDYL
- a CDS encoding EAL domain-containing protein; protein product: MNFSVCPHDTEKGLKFWEDFIKKVEEKINEKIDFKPFKSFEEEKELLDTKLHHIYYANSEIAIQLYQKGYKPVARFKGQKDTFFVIGRDESVFNKSYVKIATAVSNPPAYGLLNHNFEEVEVILTKTWQEVFELVKEGKVDLGVIYNQTWEQIENKEGVKIISSTMLETSHFFMSHPSVYDKVKPVLLSFDFLEEATDEDIIRTIEVFIRFNILVKRWEEHDIAKAILNINDVGVVIYQEKIVYINDYVTKISGYSKEEILSKSILDFICDKDREKVIPIVEKRLKGERFQTSHNEVRVVTKSGKILILTVFSNTILYKGKYSGFLIFFDITKQKKYERLYHLLREVNQAITLSLTEEDMFEKVSKALVEKIGLKFVWVGTKESEDNPYFKVLYKYGEDKGYLEEVKISWREDLPTGRGPTGTAFRTDNIFIISNTQTDPRFIPWREYTKERNFLSTAAIPLKDESGKVKYVINMYSPEPEFFDEELVSVLQELKQDLEFVVKRLNEIRKNIIISKAIENSDSWVLVTDENFNITYVNDTVCKLTGYSREELIGKNQRIFKSEIQPREFYEELYKTILSGKTFSAIFVNKKKNGELFYLKTTIYPVEIPPNIKRYLEIGTDITKEVELQHQISKLENHDTLTNLMNLKGFFLIVSERLKSLKLDGILALIDIKDFTFLNKTYGFEVGNFVLKQIASRLNLSFPDGLIARVAADEFGIFIEINKESEAIQLNQFINKLNHIFSEPILYDDKIINVSFNAGIALAPRDGDSLELLYENASTALAHSKLQGENVVVIFNKEIDDKIKNISFAKQLIERALNENLFTLYYQPFFNTKTLKLEGFEGLVRIKDKDGKIYTPNIFIDVLENSKYLMDYEKWLLQEITQKARKWHVPISFNASANSFKNKDYINYLSSINPNLNLIMEITERVLMINPEDTKELLSKIKKETALKIAVDDFGIEYSSLKYIKDLPIDEIKIDISFTKEIVDDLKTRSIVKAIITLAKELGVKTLAEGVETEEQLKILRDLGCDYLQGYLLGKPMPEEEAEKLISNQG
- a CDS encoding FAD-binding oxidoreductase, with amino-acid sequence MFKIKPVEKIPVPENVKRYLKEAIGEHKVLDDEMDRMLYSYDATRLSVPPDVVVIPESEEDVQKVVKICYENDIPITPRGAGSGYTGGSIPVKGGVLISFEKMDKILWIDEDNAVAKVQPGVITYKLQQAVEKRGLFYPPDPASYKFCTLGGNVAENAGGPRCVKYGVTREYIMELDTVIYTGDIIHTGRITLKDVAGYDITRLLIGSEGTLGIFTGITVKLIPKPKAKKTVKAVYMDLESVGKTVKDIFKAGISPSALEFMDKLAINAVEDFGHFGLPRDAEVILLIEVDGHPKALEDEITEVARICEQNGAKVEIAKTDREAEKLWEARRSLSPAVAKLGRTKINEDIVFPRSYLPEALPRLREIGKKYNLKMVNFGHIGDGNVHANFMINGLDPDEVARAEKAVEEVFELALSYRGSITGEHGVGITKAEFMRKQFSPQEMEIMRKIKRVWDPKNLINPGKMDLD
- the rpmB gene encoding 50S ribosomal protein L28, with translation MAVCQVCGKKTVFGNTVAHSATTERRTWKPNLRRVRVILEDGSTKRIYVCAKCLKAGKVKKAV
- the obgE gene encoding GTPase ObgE; translated protein: MFIDKAKIFVKAGDGGNGCVAFHREKFVPMGGPSGGDGGKGGDVILVADSHLQTLMDFKYKRHYKAEKGQHGQGGNKKGKDGEDLIIKVPVGTVVKDAQTGEILADLVEEGQSVIVAKGGRGGKGNAAFKSPTNQAPLTAEPGEKGEEKWIELELKLLADVGIIGFPNAGKSTLISVLSKAKPKIADYPFTTLTPVLGVLQLDVDDFLVLADIPGLIEGASEGHGLGHEFLRHIERTKFLIHLIDVSDFRERDPIDAFNIINKELENYSPDLLKKPQIVVANKIDALSDKSLIDKLEKYFAEKGYPFVAVSLITKEGVDKLINILREKKKEWISNLEKKDESTVLGNT